GGGTCGTCGACGACCTTACGGACCTCTCCGACAACATCGATCGGGTCGATCAACTGCTTGACGGCGTGTCCCGAACGGCTGAGGTCTTACATGCCCGAATCCCGCAATTGCAGGACTATTTCTCGCCCAGAGGGCAGCTGGCTATCGCACGCAGTATGAGTTTCTACCGGTATCTGGCCACACTCCTACCGGGGGTCGGCTCCATCGCCCTCGGCGGATATTGGCTCGTTCCTTTACTTAATTCGCTGGGCAATACCTTCGCTGCGCTTTTTCAGCGTTCCAAAATCGCTTTCGAAGAAGAGATCCCGAAGTATCGAAAATTATTCACTGATTTCTTCCTACCAGAAGACAAGTATCCGGCGATCAACATCACCTCGATAATTGGCCCTGACGGGCGCGAAATGTCGGGCAATGTGCAAGACGTGTTACGAATCCTCGGAGCGATGCCATGAGGACGAAAGACGTAATATCATTTGCCGCATTTGCCGCCATCATCGTGTTTGTCCTTGGTTACTTCGCAACACTCGGGATCCGAGTCAAACCGCCTTCTGAGCGCACCAACCTGTCCATGGAGGTCGCCGACATCAACGGTCTCGTGGTTGGATCCAACGTGCTGCTGCGCGGAGTGCCGATCGGCAAAGTCACCAAGATCGGCACGGCCATCCAAGCCGCAACCGTCGACTTTTACGTCGAGGGCCGCTACCGAATTCCGGTCGACAGTCAAATACGGCTCGAGAATCTCTCGGCGCTCGGGGAGTCCTACATCAGTCTGACACCGCACACTGCCGGCGGCCCGATGCTGCACGACGGGCAGCACATCGCCGCCCAAGCGGTCACCGCGCCCCCGTCGATCTCCGAGCTGGCCACGAGCGTTGTCAGAGTTCTCAATCAGCTTAACCCCCCGGCACTCAAACGCATCGTCGGCGAGACCGACGCCGCATTGCCGGACCCGGTCGCGGTACTGCCCAACATATCGCGTGCCAGCACACTGTTGAGAAACACCATTGCGGATTTCCATGGCAGCGGACGTGCGATGCTCGACAATGTTCAGAAACTGCTAAAACACGCCGAATATGTTGCTCCCGCTTTAACTGGACTGACACCCCGTATCACGGAATTGGGCGTATGGGTTCAAGATATCGACAAAGAAGCCACCAATTTCGTCTACGGAGATGGGGTATCTAATGTTGCCAACCTCAACAAACTACTCAGACGAATTCAGCTTTTCTTAGATGATCGGGGCCCCGACCTCAAAGTGCTGGGCGAGGCGTTCCAACCAAAGCTGAACGCGATCGCCGCCGCGCTGTCGAACTTCGACACAGGTCAAATCCTGGACCACGTGCTGGCAGCGGTACCTCCCGACGGAGTCATGACGCTGCGCGTCGTCCCTTAGGGCGAAATGAATCACGACATGCACCGCCGTGACATGCAATCGAGGAAGGGATGGCCATGAAGCTCAGAAGGAGTGCGACTCTGGAATCGGCTCCGGCCGAAACGGATCCAACCACTCCTGAGTCAACGGATTCGGCCGACGTGCGACCTGAAAAGCAGGCCGACCCGGAGCCCGTGGGTTCGGCTGACGTGGGACGTGAAGAAGACGCCCGGCCGGAATCCGCGGATTCGGCCGACACACGGGCGGGCGACGCGACCGTCGACGCACGGTCACCGCGGGTGCGTCGTTCAATCTCACTGAGTGTTCGTAGCTTGGTGGTCGCGGCGGTGATCGCTGTCCTGGCCGGCGCGGTGGCCACGTTGGCTTGGCTCTATGTTGGAGCGCGAGGCCAGCTCAGCGCACAGGCGAGCGAAGCGGCGAACGATGCTCGCGCCGAAAAGACGGCGCTCGAATACGCGGTCAACGCAGCGACGATGGACGTCAAGGATCTCCAGGCGTGGAAGGTCAAACTCGTGGCCGGAACCAGCCCGGAACTCAACCACAAATTGAGTGAAGCGGCGAACTCCATGGAGCAGATCCTGGTCCCTCTGGAATGGAGTTCGACCGCGCAACCGCTCGTAGCCAAGGTTCGTTCGAGAAGTGGCGGACTCTTCGTCGTCGACTGTTTTGTCAGCGTTCAGACCAAGACTGTGCAAGCCCCCGAGCCGCTGCAATCAACAGCAACATACAGCGTGACGATCGACAGCAACAACAACTGGCTGATCACCGATGTCGGCGGAGTTGGCTCGGTAGTCGGACCGAAGTAAATCTTCTGATCGTCGGGAGGATGAGGCAGTTATGACTCTCAGGTTTGTTACCCAGGCACTGCCGGGGTCCGGTTGGATGGGCTCAGCATCTTCGCGGCAACAGCGAATACGGCTCGCGCGGGCGGTGAATCCGACTGTGCGACACCGATCGCGTCACGGCGGGGCCGTGGCGACCGGCGCGGTGATCGTGTTGTCGGCGATAGCAACCCTCATCCCGCCGAAGTCCGGTGCCGACCCCGACCCTGCCGCGCCGCCCTCCGACAATGACCTGATCTACGCGTTCCCGGAATTCACGCCGACACCGTCAAACTGGAAGCCGAAATTCCCGTTCCCCTACGACCAAACCAGAGACCGCGTTACAACGGCGGATATCACCGCCATGGGTGAAATGTGCCAATGGTTCAACCGTCAATATGCCACCCTGAGAGATCAAATCGACAGGCTACAGTTCAACCGGATTAACCCCGACGGTAAGGACTTCGACTACGGCCGCGACAATATTCAACAGCAGGTCGACATTGTCACCGGAAACATCGATAAGTCTCTGGCCTTTCTCGACCCACGCGTTCATGCGCTGACCGTCGCTCAAAACTCATTCGGAGACAACTACTTCCCCATCTACGAAGGCGAGGAGTTCTTCAAGCTCTACGAGCAGCTATCCAACGTCAACACGGCATCAAGGCCCACCAGCCGGACTGGTTCACGGGGCCGTCGGTCCAGAAGGCGAAGCGCCACGGTAGCGACATCTTTCGCTCACATGTGTGCGGGTAGGAGAGACGATGCGCGCGGATGCCCGGCCTGCCTTCCCCAAATGGATGACCTCCTCCTTGTCGCACCGCTGCGTTCGAGGCATTTCAGCAGCCGTCGCGGCGATGCCATTCCTGGCCGCGACGATGCTATTGCCCCCGCCAGCGGTTGCAGATTCCGCCGATACCCTAAGGGCCGCGGTCGACTCGGTGCGCTCGGCGTCCTGCGCGCCGCTGCGGCCCGACCCGTTAGTCGAAAGCACCGCAGAAGACGTGAATCGATCAACCGCTGCGTGGCTCGATCACGCCGGACGCGTCGCGCCGGTGGACGACCCCCTGCCCTTGTTGAAGGACCGCGGCTTTGGCGGTAAGAAAGCCCGGCTGGTGCAGGGCGCAGGCCGCACCAGCACTGATGCGATAAAAGGTCTATTGCTTGAAGGCTATCTCGACATCCCCGATTGCTCCTACACCGAATATGGCGTCAGCTTGATAAGGAATCGCACTACTAACTATGTGCTCGCAGCGATGGTGTTGGCCGCCTAGATGCGTACGTGGCGACAGAGGGTGTTTGAGGCTCATGCCCCCAACTCATCGGATCGGTCAACAGTCGGCCCGGGGCCTAACGCGTCCTCGGCGCGCGGCGTTCCATTTCGGCGCGGAGGAGGGTGCTCATGAATCGAATCCACGGTACAGCGGCTTCGCTCATTGCCGGCGTCGCGGCGGTAGTGTCGGCCCCTGCCGCTCACGCCGACGACATCGTCACCTATGAGGTCTTTTCAAGCTTCGTGGACCAGGCGGGAGGTATCGAATACCGCGATCTGTCGGGAAAGCACTTAATAAAAGACGTGCCGCTGCCCTGGAAGATCACGGTTCCCGTGGCCAAGGTGTTCAGCCCGGAAGACGCCGGCGCCGAAGTGCGCGCCGACTGGCGGCCGAATTTCCGGACGGCGGCGACCGTCGGCCGAGTTCTGCAAGGTCAATTGGTGACGGTGCGCATTTCTTTCCGCGGCGCTGTCATCTGCGAGAACACGATCGACGTAGGTAATGCGACGTGCTACGGCAGCGCGCCGCACACGCCGGACACCGACTCGACGTATGACCGGAGCCCTTTATTTCCCGAACCAGCATCGGGATTGGTGCCAGGAGTGGATCCGGGCCGTGTTAATTAGAAACGAGGATTCGAGGGTAGCGATGATGGGTCAGCGTGCGGGAGTCTGCTGGTGGTTGGCGACGAGTGCGTGTCTCATCGGGTTGGCGCTCGGGGCCGCGCCCAACGGGCAAGCACAGCCGGACGACAACGTCGACAACGGCGCTGGCGCGCCATCGTATGCTGATCCCCTACCCCCACCCGCAGGGGATCTGCGGGGGAAGAAACCAGAGGCAGACCTTCCGATACCTCCTAAGCCCACTCCATTTCCCGACGCCGGCCCCATTCTGCAGTCCTACCAACGACACCAGCCCAGCGAATTCTTCACCGCCAGCAATGAAGGCGTATGGTTTTCCACCCCCCTTGGCCTGAACTGCGGCATCTGGGATAGAGGCAGCTTTGGCTGCGCGGGGAATATTCCGGGTGCACCGCAGGGAGACACCCATATCGGCTGGGTGACCGGGAACATCGTCACCCGTTACGACCCCCTGCTGAGTTTTCAGTTCCCCCCCGGGCGGGCGGAGCGAATGCTGCCGCCACGCAGTTACGTGGAATACAACGGAACCAGGTGCGCCACCATGACAGATGACAGCACCTACTGCGCGCGTGGCCCGTACCGATTCTTCGTCACACCCACCAAAACTTTTCTGAGCCCGCCGTGATGGTTCGCAACCGCCGTGAGCGTCAGGCACGTCACGCGATGCCCCGGAAACAACGCGCACAATGCGGCGAGATTGCTCATCGTCGAGATGGGCCACGTCATGCTGCGCACAGGCAAGCGGGCACAGCACGATTTGCGAACGCCTTTCGCGGCCCAGCGGCGAAGCGGCAGCCGGTTTCTCGTACGCCGCAGCCGGCTCGCTCCCCCAAACTCGCGGGTGGCGTGGTCACCCCTGACGTACCAGGGTGGCAGACGATGATCCGCGCAGCACAGACTCCGGCCTTCAGCGCCGCCGTCATGCTTGGCTTGGCTCTCACCTGGCTCGGAACAGAAGCGCCTTCGGTCCTCGCCTGGCTTGAGGGGGGGAGCGCCTCCCCATCTTCACAGTGCGCACAGCCCGCCCCGTCCTGCCCCTCGGGAAACCCCGCGCAGGTCAGGACCTACCACGCCGGGCCTTCGAAAAAGCGACACCCAGGTCTGGTGCCCTACCTACGACAGGCGATCGGCCGCCGGCACGCGAAGACATCGATCCCAAAGTCTTTGCCGAGCTTGAAGAGGTCCTGGCCGAACTCAGTCACGACGCGCGCCCACCACAACCCCCACCTAGGTCCAACCCACTACCGGACTCGACAAAAGTGCAGCCATCCACCGCCGCGCAGCCCGAACAAACACTCGATGCGCCGTTACCCAAAACGGCCCCGACAGACCCAGCAAGTGTGCCAACGACCCAGCAGCCCAGTGGCGCGCGGCCGGGTCCGGCCACGTGAGGTTCACGTCCGGCTGATGGCGGAGACACGACAGGAGACAGCGTTGACCACACTCAAGATGCTGACCGCGGGACTGCTGCTGGTCGGCCCGGCATTGCTGGCCTGCGCACCGGCGGTGCCGGCCGACCCGCTGACCCCACCAACTCCTGCCGAGATGCAGTTCCTCGATCAAGCGCGCCGCCTGCTGCCGATCACTCCAGATTCGATGGTCGCATTCAACAGTGACGGGGAGCTGCTCGACCAGGGTCGCCAAGCGTGCTTCATGCGTGATCAGGGGAGGGTGGGATACGAAGCGTCGATGTTGCCGCCGATCGTCACACAGCTAGCGCTCGTCTATCTGTGCCCGAAATGAACCGCTCCATGTCCGCCGAATGGCGGCACCTCTCACAAGGGGAGAAACCGAGATGCAGAATCCCGCCAGACATGTCGGCTGCGCCATGATGGGTATAGCGCTTGCGCTGCTGGGGACACCGATGGCGCATGCCGATGAGGCCAGCTTCCTCGCCGGGGCTCGTGCTCTCGGGCTCCCGCAGTCCGACGACGTTCTGATCAGAACAGCGCTGTCCGCATGTCGCTTCCTTCAAAGCGGCGAGCTGGAACGCTACGGGTTCCCTAACTTGCGGAGGCTCCCCCAAGACGTAGAGGCCCACATCGCGCGGCACCTGAACCTCGAACCCGCCTCTATTCCGCCGCCGGGCCGAGCGCCCCAACCAGGGGAGGGAAAAGCACACGAACTGCTCGTGCTGTCGGTCAACGAGTACTGCCCGCAGTTGGCCTATCGGCTCTCCGATCCGCCCGCCTAAGCAGTCGCCACCACGCAGAAGGATTTGCGATGACCACCCATATCGTCCGCCGCCCCGCTGTCGTACGTTGGGCCGCTGCGCTTTTCGCTGGATTGCTGGTCTCGATGGCTTTGCCGTGTGTGGCGCCAGTCGGCGCTGAACCGTCCCCATCGGTCGATTCGGACGGCGACGGCCTCAGCGATCAGTTTGAGCGTGACGTGTCGAAAACCGATCCGTTCGACAAGGACTCCGACGGCGACGGGCTGGACGACGGCTTTGAAGTCCTCGTGCTCAAGTCGAACCCGAATTCGAAGAACTCCGACCTCGACAGCTTGACTGATTACGACGAGGTGTACAAGTACCGTACCAGCCCTATTAAGGCCGACACCGACGGCGACGCACTCCGCGACGACATCGAAGTTCTCCCGTGGTTCGAGAACACCAATCCGCTCGATCCGGACACTGATCACGACGGCCTGTCGGACGGCGACGAAGTCCAGCTTTATGGCACCGACCCGAAAAACCCTGACACCGATGGCGATGGCGTGTCGGACGGTCAGGAAGTCAACGTTGACAAGACCGACCCCCTAATCCCGGGTGCGACGGCTCTTGTAACTCGTTGAGAGTTATGT
This Mycobacterium xenopi DNA region includes the following protein-coding sequences:
- a CDS encoding MlaD family protein, translated to MRTKDVISFAAFAAIIVFVLGYFATLGIRVKPPSERTNLSMEVADINGLVVGSNVLLRGVPIGKVTKIGTAIQAATVDFYVEGRYRIPVDSQIRLENLSALGESYISLTPHTAGGPMLHDGQHIAAQAVTAPPSISELATSVVRVLNQLNPPALKRIVGETDAALPDPVAVLPNISRASTLLRNTIADFHGSGRAMLDNVQKLLKHAEYVAPALTGLTPRITELGVWVQDIDKEATNFVYGDGVSNVANLNKLLRRIQLFLDDRGPDLKVLGEAFQPKLNAIAAALSNFDTGQILDHVLAAVPPDGVMTLRVVP
- a CDS encoding DUF732 domain-containing protein, with protein sequence MQNPARHVGCAMMGIALALLGTPMAHADEASFLAGARALGLPQSDDVLIRTALSACRFLQSGELERYGFPNLRRLPQDVEAHIARHLNLEPASIPPPGRAPQPGEGKAHELLVLSVNEYCPQLAYRLSDPPA